The Setaria italica strain Yugu1 chromosome IX, Setaria_italica_v2.0, whole genome shotgun sequence genome has a window encoding:
- the LOC101783623 gene encoding pentatricopeptide repeat-containing protein MRL1, chloroplastic isoform X1, producing MEASASAPAVLLPLLAAPPRFLHLPLRRPSTRRHGCGSGFLLQPPPLGPGSRARCRTTCCASGPDHADVLLGGASLVSVAAVTLLAALQLVWLRWRSAMHGDSPEVLHEHGKSIVNKVLGASKTMYDSNCAAQTTHDSGLPELGVSGRMTVDTQACSVISPLAPPVTSADISGPEVICSTATANCSIEKVTSVPVMPDSVSEGQDKTKYLSNSTGRVAGLPYQFLSLSGHQEVMQNSQGHTGKQMDASDANLVGCNQSDQEEHLDFTSLSSFKRIAECHLGFVPLASNRNLFKPRKWIEFTNSNAGSSYSPAGQFSPVACLREDPVSKQEKAVKDHDDSPVTGFSISNILNKENPDNFTQAKRGGLKGTKDTLDYSRIYNSFLIDGRLKDCVDLLESMEQNGLLDMKKIHHASFFSMCKKQKAVLEAVRFCTLIDNPKISTFNMLLSVCANSQDFDGALQVMELLKEAGLKPDCKLYTTLISTCAKCGKVDAMFEVFHEMVSAGIEPNVNTYSALIDGCARAGQVAKAFGAYGIMSSKKVKPDRVVFNALISACGESGAVARAFDVLSEMMAESSESKGSGPILPDHVTVGALMKTCIQAGQADQAREVYKMLQEYNIKGTPEVYTIALRSCSLTGDLGFALKIYEDMNKIGVKPDEMFLSALVDVAGHARRADAAFEIMKDARAKGLHVGTIAYSSLMGACCNAKDWKKALQLYEEIKSIKLTPTVSMMNALITSLCDGDQVLKAVDVLNEMKGIGICPNEITYSVLFVACERNGEAQLGLDLFEQLKIDGIGINPTIIGSLTGLCLQMFDSDLSLGNIIVNFSLGKPQIDNKWTSSAIMVYREAVSTGLVPSSDVLSQVLGCLRLPHDNSLKSSFIENMGISCDIPHNPNINSLFEGFGEYDIRAFSMLEEAASLGAVSSISMKDTRIVIDARKLKIYSAEVSLLTTLRSLKHRLAAGARLPNVTILLPTEKKQVDIDEREKTLKLSGRIGQAIGSLLRRLGISYQGEESHGRMRINGLTLRRWFNPKLNSKSSSAAPADLLPLSSRLAKGIADQQRDIRSLSLE from the exons ATGGAGGCCTCCGCTTCTGCCCCAGCGGTGCTCCTCCCGCTGCtggccgccccgccgcgcttcctccacctccctctgcgccgcccctccacccgccgccacgGCTGCGGAAGTGGGTTCCTgctccagccgccgccgctaggcCCCGGCTCCCGCGCCCGCTGTAGGACAACCTGTTGCGCGTCGGGCCCGGACCATGCGGACGTGCTGCTGGGCGGGGCCTCGCTGGTCAGCGTCGCGGCGGTCACCCTCCTCGCTGCCCTGCAGCTGGTGTGGTTACGGTGGCGCAGCGCGATGCACGGGGATTCCCCGGAG GTTTTACATGAACATGGCAAAAGCATTGTAAATAAAGTCCTTGGTGCATCAAAAACAATGTATGACAGCAACTGTGCAGCACAGACAACTCATGATAGTGGGCTTCCAGAGCTTGGCGTTTCTGGAAGAATGACTGTTGATACACAGGCTTGTTCTGTAATTAGTCCTTTGGCACCTCCGGTTACATCAGCAGATATTTCTGGACCAGAAGTTATTTGCTCAACTGCAACTGCAAATTGTTCCATCGAAAAGGTTACAAGTGTTCCTGTGATGCCAGATTCTGTATCAGAAGGACAAGATAAAACCAAGTATTTGTCTAACAGTACGGGCCGGGTAGCTGGGCTACCTTATCAATTTTTATCCCTTTCAGGACATCAGGAAGTGATGCAAAATAGCCAAGGTCATACTGGTAAGCAAATGGATGCCTCGGATGCTAATTTAGTTGGATGCAATCAGAGTGATCAAGAGGAACATCTTGATTTTACATCTCTTTCGTCCTTCAAAAGAATAGCAGAATGTCATCTCGGTTTTGTTCCCCTGGCCAGCAACCGCAATTTGTTCAAACCAAGGAAATGGATTGAATTCACCAACTCAAATGCAGGGAGCTCTTATTCCCCAGCAG GTCAGTTTTCTCCAGTTGCATGCTTAAGGGAAGACCCTGTGAGTAAACAAGAGAAAGCTGTGAAGGACCATGATGATTCACCAGTCACAGGCTTTAGCATTTCCAATATACTAAACAAGGAGAATCCAGATAATTTCACTCAAGCAAAGAGAGGGGGACTGAAGGGCACGAAGGATACATTAGATTACTCAAGGATATACAATAGTTTCTTAATTGATGGAAG GTTGAAGGACTGTGTGGACTTGTTAGAAAGCATGGAGCAAAATGGATTGCTTGATATGAAGAAG ATTCACCATGCCAGCTTTTTCAGTATGTGTAAGAAGCAAAAGGCTGTCTTGGAAGCTGTTCGCTTCTGCACTTTGATTGACAACCCGAAAATAAGTACCTTCAATATGCTTTTGTCCGTGTGTGCTAATTCACAAGATTTTGATG GAGCACTCCAAGTTATGGAGCTCCTAAAGGAAGCTGGGCTAAAACCTGATTGTAAACTTTACACAACACTGATATCAACTTGTGCGAAGTGTGGAAAAGTTGATGCCATGTTTGAG GTCTTCCATGAGATGGTCAGTGCTGGTATAGAGCCAAATGTCAACACATACAGTGCATTAATTGATGGCTGTGCTAGAGCTGGGCAAGTGGCAAAAGCATTTGGTGCTTATGGGATTATGAGTTCAAAG AAGGTGAAGCCAGATCGAGTTGTCTTCAATGCTTTGATCAGTGCATGCGGTGAATCTGGTGCTGTGGCTCGGGCGTTTGATGTTTTATCAGAAATGATGGCAGAATCTTCGGAATCAAAAGGATCCGGACCAATACTTCCTGATCATGTTACTGTTGGAGCGCTGATGAAAACATGTATTCAGGCAGGCCAG GCTGATCAAGCTCGTGAGGTGTACAAAATGCTTCAGGAGTACAATATAAAGGGTACCCCAGAAGTTTACACAATCGCATTGAGAAGCTGTAGCTTGACTGGTGATTTAGGGTTTGCACTGAAGATATATGAAGATATGAACAAGATTGGAGTAAAACCTGATGAG ATGTTCTTGAGTGCTCTAGTTGATGTAGCTGGCCATGCTAGGAGGGCGGATGCCGCGTTTGAAATAATGAAAGATGCAAGAGCAAAAGGATTACACGTGGGAACAATTGCCTACAGTTCATTAATGGGTGCTTGCTGCAAT GCAAAGGACTGGAAGAAGGCACTGCAGCTATACGAGGAGATTAAGTCTATCAAATTAACCCCAACTGTTTCAATGATGAATGCTTTGATCACCTCTCTGT GTGATGGTGATCAGGTCCTAAAGGCTGTTGATGTCCTTAATGAGATGAAAGGAATAGGAATCTGTCCAAATGAGATAACCTATTCTGTCTTATTTGTTGCTTGCGAAAG AAACGGTGAAGCACAACTAGGTTTGGATTTGTTTGAACAATTAAAAATAGATGGCATTGGCATCAATCCTACCATTATTGGTTCTCTGACTG GTTTATGTCTACAAATGTTTGACAGTGATCTCTCGCTTGGGAATATTATTGTCAACTTCAGCTTAGGGAAACCACAAATTGACAACAAATG gaCTTCCTCAGCAATTATGGTGTATCGTGAGGCAGTTTCAACTGGGCTAGTACCTTCAAGTGATGTTTTATCTCAAGTGTTGGGATGTTTGAGGCTTCCTCATGACAATTCGCTGAAGAGTAGTTTCATTGAAAACATGGGAATAAGTTGTGATATTCCACATAATCCAAATATTAATTCACTCTTTGAAGGATTCGGTGAATATGACATCCGTGCTTTTTCGATGCTGGAG GAGGCTGCTTCATTAGGTGCAGTTTCAAGTATTTCCATGAAAGATACCAGGATTGTTATTGATGCAAGAAAGTTAAAGATCTACAGTGCCGAG GTTTCTCTTCTTACAACATTGAGATCTTTGAAGCATCGACTCGCTGCAG GTGCAAGATTACCAAACGTGACAATCTTGTTACCCACAGAAAAGAAACAGGTTGACATTGATGAAAGAGAAAAAACACTAAAGCTATCTGGAAG AATTGGTCAAGCAATCGGTTCTCTCCTGAGGCGATTAGGAATTTCATACCAGGGGGAGGAGTCGCACGGGAGGATGAGGATCAATGGCCTCACCTTAAGGAGATGGTTCAATCCAAAGTTGAATAGCAAATCCTCCAGTGCCGCGCCAGCTGATTTGCTTCCCCTATCGTCGCGTTTAGCAAAAGGGATTGCTGATCAGCAACGCGACATCAGAAGCCTTTCGCTCGAGTAG
- the LOC101783623 gene encoding pentatricopeptide repeat-containing protein MRL1, chloroplastic isoform X2 — protein MEASASAPAVLLPLLAAPPRFLHLPLRRPSTRRHGCGSGFLLQPPPLGPGSRARCRTTCCASGPDHADVLLGGASLVSVAAVTLLAALQLVWLRWRSAMHGDSPEVLHEHGKSIVNKVLGASKTMYDSNCAAQTTHDSGLPELGVSGRMTVDTQACSVISPLAPPVTSADISGPEVICSTATANCSIEKVTSVPVMPDSVSEGQDKTKYLSNSTGRVAGLPYQFLSLSGHQEVMQNSQGHTATAICSNQGNGLNSPTQMQGALIPQQHTLYSGQFSPVACLREDPVSKQEKAVKDHDDSPVTGFSISNILNKENPDNFTQAKRGGLKGTKDTLDYSRIYNSFLIDGRLKDCVDLLESMEQNGLLDMKKIHHASFFSMCKKQKAVLEAVRFCTLIDNPKISTFNMLLSVCANSQDFDGALQVMELLKEAGLKPDCKLYTTLISTCAKCGKVDAMFEVFHEMVSAGIEPNVNTYSALIDGCARAGQVAKAFGAYGIMSSKKVKPDRVVFNALISACGESGAVARAFDVLSEMMAESSESKGSGPILPDHVTVGALMKTCIQAGQADQAREVYKMLQEYNIKGTPEVYTIALRSCSLTGDLGFALKIYEDMNKIGVKPDEMFLSALVDVAGHARRADAAFEIMKDARAKGLHVGTIAYSSLMGACCNAKDWKKALQLYEEIKSIKLTPTVSMMNALITSLCDGDQVLKAVDVLNEMKGIGICPNEITYSVLFVACERNGEAQLGLDLFEQLKIDGIGINPTIIGSLTGLCLQMFDSDLSLGNIIVNFSLGKPQIDNKWTSSAIMVYREAVSTGLVPSSDVLSQVLGCLRLPHDNSLKSSFIENMGISCDIPHNPNINSLFEGFGEYDIRAFSMLEEAASLGAVSSISMKDTRIVIDARKLKIYSAEVSLLTTLRSLKHRLAAGARLPNVTILLPTEKKQVDIDEREKTLKLSGRIGQAIGSLLRRLGISYQGEESHGRMRINGLTLRRWFNPKLNSKSSSAAPADLLPLSSRLAKGIADQQRDIRSLSLE, from the exons ATGGAGGCCTCCGCTTCTGCCCCAGCGGTGCTCCTCCCGCTGCtggccgccccgccgcgcttcctccacctccctctgcgccgcccctccacccgccgccacgGCTGCGGAAGTGGGTTCCTgctccagccgccgccgctaggcCCCGGCTCCCGCGCCCGCTGTAGGACAACCTGTTGCGCGTCGGGCCCGGACCATGCGGACGTGCTGCTGGGCGGGGCCTCGCTGGTCAGCGTCGCGGCGGTCACCCTCCTCGCTGCCCTGCAGCTGGTGTGGTTACGGTGGCGCAGCGCGATGCACGGGGATTCCCCGGAG GTTTTACATGAACATGGCAAAAGCATTGTAAATAAAGTCCTTGGTGCATCAAAAACAATGTATGACAGCAACTGTGCAGCACAGACAACTCATGATAGTGGGCTTCCAGAGCTTGGCGTTTCTGGAAGAATGACTGTTGATACACAGGCTTGTTCTGTAATTAGTCCTTTGGCACCTCCGGTTACATCAGCAGATATTTCTGGACCAGAAGTTATTTGCTCAACTGCAACTGCAAATTGTTCCATCGAAAAGGTTACAAGTGTTCCTGTGATGCCAGATTCTGTATCAGAAGGACAAGATAAAACCAAGTATTTGTCTAACAGTACGGGCCGGGTAGCTGGGCTACCTTATCAATTTTTATCCCTTTCAGGACATCAGGAAGTGATGCAAAATAGCCAAGGTCATACTG CAACCGCAATTTGTTCAAACCAAGGAAATGGATTGAATTCACCAACTCAAATGCAGGGAGCTCTTATTCCCCAGCAG CATACTCTATATTCAGGTCAGTTTTCTCCAGTTGCATGCTTAAGGGAAGACCCTGTGAGTAAACAAGAGAAAGCTGTGAAGGACCATGATGATTCACCAGTCACAGGCTTTAGCATTTCCAATATACTAAACAAGGAGAATCCAGATAATTTCACTCAAGCAAAGAGAGGGGGACTGAAGGGCACGAAGGATACATTAGATTACTCAAGGATATACAATAGTTTCTTAATTGATGGAAG GTTGAAGGACTGTGTGGACTTGTTAGAAAGCATGGAGCAAAATGGATTGCTTGATATGAAGAAG ATTCACCATGCCAGCTTTTTCAGTATGTGTAAGAAGCAAAAGGCTGTCTTGGAAGCTGTTCGCTTCTGCACTTTGATTGACAACCCGAAAATAAGTACCTTCAATATGCTTTTGTCCGTGTGTGCTAATTCACAAGATTTTGATG GAGCACTCCAAGTTATGGAGCTCCTAAAGGAAGCTGGGCTAAAACCTGATTGTAAACTTTACACAACACTGATATCAACTTGTGCGAAGTGTGGAAAAGTTGATGCCATGTTTGAG GTCTTCCATGAGATGGTCAGTGCTGGTATAGAGCCAAATGTCAACACATACAGTGCATTAATTGATGGCTGTGCTAGAGCTGGGCAAGTGGCAAAAGCATTTGGTGCTTATGGGATTATGAGTTCAAAG AAGGTGAAGCCAGATCGAGTTGTCTTCAATGCTTTGATCAGTGCATGCGGTGAATCTGGTGCTGTGGCTCGGGCGTTTGATGTTTTATCAGAAATGATGGCAGAATCTTCGGAATCAAAAGGATCCGGACCAATACTTCCTGATCATGTTACTGTTGGAGCGCTGATGAAAACATGTATTCAGGCAGGCCAG GCTGATCAAGCTCGTGAGGTGTACAAAATGCTTCAGGAGTACAATATAAAGGGTACCCCAGAAGTTTACACAATCGCATTGAGAAGCTGTAGCTTGACTGGTGATTTAGGGTTTGCACTGAAGATATATGAAGATATGAACAAGATTGGAGTAAAACCTGATGAG ATGTTCTTGAGTGCTCTAGTTGATGTAGCTGGCCATGCTAGGAGGGCGGATGCCGCGTTTGAAATAATGAAAGATGCAAGAGCAAAAGGATTACACGTGGGAACAATTGCCTACAGTTCATTAATGGGTGCTTGCTGCAAT GCAAAGGACTGGAAGAAGGCACTGCAGCTATACGAGGAGATTAAGTCTATCAAATTAACCCCAACTGTTTCAATGATGAATGCTTTGATCACCTCTCTGT GTGATGGTGATCAGGTCCTAAAGGCTGTTGATGTCCTTAATGAGATGAAAGGAATAGGAATCTGTCCAAATGAGATAACCTATTCTGTCTTATTTGTTGCTTGCGAAAG AAACGGTGAAGCACAACTAGGTTTGGATTTGTTTGAACAATTAAAAATAGATGGCATTGGCATCAATCCTACCATTATTGGTTCTCTGACTG GTTTATGTCTACAAATGTTTGACAGTGATCTCTCGCTTGGGAATATTATTGTCAACTTCAGCTTAGGGAAACCACAAATTGACAACAAATG gaCTTCCTCAGCAATTATGGTGTATCGTGAGGCAGTTTCAACTGGGCTAGTACCTTCAAGTGATGTTTTATCTCAAGTGTTGGGATGTTTGAGGCTTCCTCATGACAATTCGCTGAAGAGTAGTTTCATTGAAAACATGGGAATAAGTTGTGATATTCCACATAATCCAAATATTAATTCACTCTTTGAAGGATTCGGTGAATATGACATCCGTGCTTTTTCGATGCTGGAG GAGGCTGCTTCATTAGGTGCAGTTTCAAGTATTTCCATGAAAGATACCAGGATTGTTATTGATGCAAGAAAGTTAAAGATCTACAGTGCCGAG GTTTCTCTTCTTACAACATTGAGATCTTTGAAGCATCGACTCGCTGCAG GTGCAAGATTACCAAACGTGACAATCTTGTTACCCACAGAAAAGAAACAGGTTGACATTGATGAAAGAGAAAAAACACTAAAGCTATCTGGAAG AATTGGTCAAGCAATCGGTTCTCTCCTGAGGCGATTAGGAATTTCATACCAGGGGGAGGAGTCGCACGGGAGGATGAGGATCAATGGCCTCACCTTAAGGAGATGGTTCAATCCAAAGTTGAATAGCAAATCCTCCAGTGCCGCGCCAGCTGATTTGCTTCCCCTATCGTCGCGTTTAGCAAAAGGGATTGCTGATCAGCAACGCGACATCAGAAGCCTTTCGCTCGAGTAG